The genomic interval CCCTCTCGCGGATGGACACGGTGAACACGCCGCTGACGCTCGAATGCGCCGACGGCACGTACCTCGCCCTGCACGAGGCCGACCTGACGGACTACGCCAAGATGAGCCTTCGCCCCGCCGGCGAGGAGGGCACGACGCTGCGCTGCTGCCTCACGCCGTGGTCGAACGGCGTGAAGGTTTACGCCCGGACGCCGTTCCGCACGCCGTGGCGCACGGTCGTCGTCGGCGACACTCCCGGCGACCTGGCCACCTCGCGCCTGATGCTCAACCTGAACGAACCCTCGAAGATCGAGGACACGTCGTGGATCCGGCCGGGCAAGTACATCGGCATCTGGTGGTCGATGCACCTCTTCCAGGAGACCTGGGCACAGGGGCCCGAACACGGCGCCACGACCGAAAACATGATGCGCTACATCGACTTCGCCGCCGAGAACGGCATCCGGGGCGTGCTGGCCGAGGGATGGAACGTCGGCTGGGACGGCGCATGGACCAAGAACACCGACAGGATCAGTTTCACGCAGCCCTATCCCGACTTCGACATCGCCCGGATCGCCGAATACGCCGCCAGCAAGGGCGTGGAGCTGATCGGCCACCACGAGACGGGCGCCAACACGAAAAACTACGAGGCGCAGATGGAGGAGGCCTTCGCCTTCTACCGCAAATACGGCGTGCGCGTCGTCAAGACGGGCTATGTCAACGTGCTCATGGACGGCAAGGAGCTGCACGACAGCCAGTACGGCGTGCGGCACTACCGCAGGGTGATCGAGACGGCGGCGCGCTACGGCATCTGCATCGACAACCACGAGCCGGTGATGCCGACGGGCCTCGAACGCACGTGGCCCAATCTGATGACGCAGGAGGGCGTCCGCGGGCAGGAGTACAACGCCTGGTCGCCCGACGGCGGCAACCCGCCCGAACACACGACCGTCCTCCCGTTCCTGCGCGGACTGGCCGGACCGATGGACTACACCTTCGGGACGTTCGACTTCTCGAACCCCGTGTCGCCTTTCGCGCGCGTGCAATCGACCGTAGCCCGCGAACTGGCCCACTACGTCGTGATATACAGCCCGTTGCAGATGGCTTCGGACCTGCCGGAGAACTACGCCGGAAAACCCGCCTTCGCCTTCATCCGCGACGTGCCGACCGACTGGGAGCGGACCGTCGTGCCGCAGGCCGTCATCGGCGACTACTGCGTCTTCGCGCGTCAGGAGCGCGACGGGGAGGACTGGTATCTGGGCGCCGTTACGGACGAGGAGCCGCGCACGGTCGAGGTCGCGCTGTCGTTCCTCACGCCCGGACGGAAATACACGGCGCAAATCTACGCCGACGGCGAGGGGGCCGACTGGAAGACGAATCCCTATGCCGTCGAAATCACGGAACGCGAGGTCGGGGCCGACGACAGGCTCACGATCCGCATGGCATCGGGCGGCGGCTGCGCCGTCCGGTTCAAGGCCCAAAAAACCGAATAGGACCATGAAACGAATCACACTGATCGCATGGGCGCTGCTCGCGGTCCTCACGGCCGGCGCCGGGGAGCGGGTCCGCCGCGGCACGGTCCGCTGCGAGGGCCGGGGCGTGGAAGGCGTCGTCGTGACCGACGGCACGCACTGCGTCCGGACCGACGCCCGGGGACGCTTCGCGCTGCCCCGGACGGAGGACGCCCGCTTCGTCTATCTCTCCACGCCCGCCGGCTACGACTCGCCCGTCGAGGAGCACGTCGTGCGGTTCTTTCTCCCCGTGGACGACGCGCGCCGCAGCTACGACTTCGAGCTGCGGCGCGAGGCCGCGGACCGGACGCGCCACGGCTTCGTCGTCGTGGCCGACCCGCAGGTCTTCGCCCGCGGGGAGTTCGCGCTGCTCGCCCGCGCCGCGGACGACATCCGCGCGACGGCCGAAGAGGCGGACAGGCCGTTCCACGGCATCTGCGTCGGCGACCTCATCGCGGGCGACCACACGTTCTACCCGCAGTACAACGAGACGATGGCCCGCACGGGACTGGCGTTCCGCAACGCGATGGGCAACCACGACATGAAGATCTGGGGCCGGTCGTACGAGAGCTCGCTCCGGGCGTTCGAGGACGTGTACGGCCCCAGCCACTACTCCTACAACGTGGGAAAGGTGCATTACGTCGTACTCAACGACAACTTCTTCATCGGCCGCGACTGGTACTACATCGGCTACCTCGAGGAGCGGCAACTGGCCTGGCTGGAACGCGACCTGGCCTGCGTCGCGCCCGGGAGCACGGTCGTCGTGGCGATCCACATCCCGACCGCGTTCCGCGGCAAGGAAGGACAGCCGTTCGACTACGCGAAGGCGGCCAAGACGCTGGCCAACTACAAGGCGCTCCACCGGCTGCTCGAACCCTACCGGGCGCACATCGTCTCGGGACACCTGCACACGACGGCCAACTGCGAGATCGGCGAACGGCTCTACGAACACAACGTCGCGGCGCTGAGCGGCGCGTGGTGGCAGGGCGCGATCTGCACCGACGGGACGCCCGCGGGTTACGCCGTCTTCGAAATCGACGGCGACCGGGTGAGCTGGTACTACAAATCCGTCGGCCTCCCGCGCGAAGTGCAGATGAAGCTCTACGACGGCGGGGACGATCCCGCATTCGCGGGACGGATCGTGGCGAACGTCTGGAACTGCGACGCGGCATGGCGCGTGGAAATGCGCGCCGACGGCGGCGAACCGGTCGCGATGGAGCGCACGACGGCCGCCGATCCCCAGGCGCGCACGCTCTACGCCGACCCGTCGCAACTCGTGCACAAATGGATCACGGTCGTCCCGTCCGACCACTACTACGCGGCACCGCTGCCCGCCGGAACGCGGCACGTCGAAGTGACCGCCCGCGACCGCTTCGGCAACGTCTGGCGCGCCGAAAAGAAAATCGAACAATAAAAAACCGAACACCTATGAAAAAACACCTGTTTACCGCGCTGCTCCTCCTCGCCGCCGCCGGATTCTCGGAGGCCCGGGAGACGCTGCCGCACGAATCCGCCGCCGCGGAAACGCTCCGATTCACTCCGGCGACAGCGCCGGAAATCCGATTCGTGGGACGCGCCGCACGCTCCGACGACGGCGCGCTCTCGTTCGACTGGAGCGGGTCCTACTTCTCATTCCGATTCGAGGGTACGCGGTGCGCCATGCGGGCCGCGGACTCGAAACGGAACTACTACAACGTATTCGTGGACGGCAAACCCCATGGAAAGGTCACCGCAGAGGGACCGGCGAAGACCATCGTGCTGGCCGAAGGACTCCCCCACGGTGTGCACACCGTACTCGTACAGAAACGAACCGAGGGCGAGCAGGGGCGCACGACGCTCTTCGCTGTCGGTTCCGACGGGCCCCTGCTCGAAGCGCCCCAGGCTCCGGGCCGGCACATCGAATTCATCGGCGACTCGCACACCTGCGGATACGGCACGGAGGGCAAATCCCCGAAGGAGCCATTCACGCCCGAGACCGAGAACTGCGACCTGGCGTGGGGTTGCATCATCGCACGCTACTTCGACGCAGACTACACGCTCATCGCACACTCCGGGCAGGGAATCGTACGCAACTGGGGCGACGAGAAGGAGGTCTCCGACTGCACCATGCGCGAGCGCATGATGCGCACCTTCGACATGGAGGAGACGCCCCTCTGGGACTTCGCGCAGTACCGGCCCGACATCGTGGTAATCAAACTCGGATCGAACGACTTCAGCGAGGGAGTCGCCCCCTCGGAGGAGGCTTTCAACGCCTCCTATGCGCAGGCGCTGCGGCAGATCCGCGCGGCCTACGGCGACGTGCCCGTGCTGTGCGTCGCCCCGGCCGAGAACACGACCGTCTATGGCTACCTGCAAACCTTCCTCCGGGAGCAGCAGGACCCCGCGCTGCACTGCACCGTGATGACCCCGGGAATCACCGACTGGGGCAACGACATGGGGGCCAACTTCCACCCCAACCACCGGGGCCACCGGAAGCTGGCTTCGGCCATCATCCCCTACATCGCCACCATAACGGGGTGGGAAATGCCGGAAAAAGTCGTATATTAGAGGCCGGAAAATCAAACCTACGCGATGAAAAACCTGAAAAAACTCCTCCTGCTCGCCGCCCTGACCCTCTCGGCGGCGACGGCAGCGGCCCAGGACCCCGAAACGGACTGGGCGAATTTCGGCCGCTTCGAAGCGGAAAACGCCGCCCTCGCCTCCTCGCCCGAGGTCGTGCTGATGGGCAACTCGATCACCGAAGGGTGGATCCGCCTCCGTCCCGGCTTCTTTGCCGAGAACGGCTACGTGAGCCGCGCCATCAGCGGCCAGACCACCTCGCAGATGCTCGTGCGCTTCCGCGCCGACGTCGTGGAGCTGCACCCGCGGATCGTGGTGATCTGCGCCGGAACGAACGACATCGCCCGGAACACGGGCCGCATTTCGCTCGAACACATTCTGGACAACCTCCAGTCGATGGTCGAACTGGCCCGCGCCAACGGCATCCGGCCGATCCTCTGCTCCGTGCCGCCCGCCGGAGCGTTCGGCTGGCGTCCGGAGCTGAAGCCGGCGCAGGATATCGTCCGCCTCAACGGAATGATCCGCGCCTATGCCGACGCGGAGGGCATCCCCTATGTCGATTACCATACCCCCATGGCCGCGGCCGACGGGTCGATGAACGCCGACTACACGAAAGACGGCGTGCACCCCACCGAAGCGGGCTATGCCGTGATGGAGCGCATCCTGCCGCCCGTCGTCAAGCGGGTGCAGGCCGAAATCGGGAAATAACGGCCCCGGCAGCGGGCATTTTCAGCCCCGGCGAAATGAACGGCCGGGCCCCGAACGAATCGGGGTCCGGCCGTTTTCCGTAGGAACCGGTCCCGGGCGTCAGGTCCGCCAGAACCACCCGCATTTCGAGAATCCGGCCGTGAGGAGCACCATCAGCGCCGTGATGAGCACGCCCCGGAAGAGACTCATCGCACAACCGCTGCCGCCCCACAGCCAGGGCAGCGGAACGACGCAGGCGAGGAGCGTCAGCAGCGGAACGATCACGTAGCCCGCCGCCACGTAGGCCGCCATCGGATTCTGGCCGCAGCGCACGAGCAACCCGGCCCGCGGACGCAGGCACTCGAACCAGACGGTGGCCGCCGTCACCACGAACGAAGCCAGCCCGACGGTCACGAAGAAATAGCTGATCGTGGCGTGGTCCTTCTTGATGCCGCCTTCGAACGCCTCGAACGCCAGCCCCAGCAGAAGCCAGAAGAATCCGGTCGAGACGAGACGCGCGAGCAGCCCTTCGGTCTCCGTCCGCGGACGGCGCAGCAGCAGCCACGCCGCACCTCCCAGCGCGACGGTCAGCAGCAGGTTCGCCGTCAGATGCCGCGTGAAAAGGCCCCACATATTGACCGGCACGGCCAGCAGGACGAGCCCCGCCGCGAGGTACGTGCGGACGGGGTTCGCCGGACGTTCGCCCGCCTCCGGCCGCCGCGCCAGCCAGCGGGCGACCAGATCGCCGGCGATGCTGCCCGGCAGGACGATGCAGAGGTATTTCATGAACTCGGCACGGTAGAGCCACGGCGCGAACGAGGCGTTCCACAACGTCTCGTTCCACGATCCCGGCACCGACGCGCCGATCTTCAGCGCCACGAGCAGCGCCACGACGCCCAACCTCGCCAGCGGACGGCGGCGCGTCGCCCACCAGACAAACGACCCGGCGACCACGACGTTGGCCAGCACCAGAATGATGATATCCGACCGCTCGACCGAAACCGGCACGCCGAGCCGGCGGTAGAGCAGCATCATCGCCACGAGCCACACGGCGCCGCAGGCGTTGAGCAGGTCGTTGCGCCTCTTCGACAAGGCCGGCAGACGGATGAACAGCGCGAAATAGCCGCCCCACACGGCGAGCGTCAGCAGGGCCCGCAGGGCCGGCTGCGGCAGCACCTCGTTGAGCCGCCACATGCTCAGATTGCCCAGCGCGACGGCGAAGAAGGCCAGCAGCACGCCCCGCCGGAGTATTCCCCCGACGATCGCGGCGGGCCGCACGCCCCGGTCCAGCTTCCGTCCGAGCGAGAACGGGAACGCCGCGCCCATCGAGAAGAGGAAGAAGGGAAAGACCAGGTCCACCCACGTGATGCCCGGCAGCGAAGGGTCGAACGTGAAGTCCGGAGGCGGGACCTGCGCATGGAAAAGCCATGCCGGAAGCGCGGGATTCCAGCCGAAGTTGCCCGAGAGAACCATCCCCACGATGGCCAGCCCGCGCAGCAGGTCGATAGCGTATGCACGTCCCTTCATCGGCTACCGGTGTTGGGGGCGCAGCAGGTCCTGCACCACTTTGACGGGAGAGAAGGTCGTGATCGGAACATCGACGAAGACGGTGTTCCACCGCGCCATCGCGCCGTTCCAGAGCCCCGGAAGCTCCTGCGCGCGCAGCAGCCGTCCGCCCGCGGATTTCGACGAGATGAAGCCCGTCGCGGGATCGGTATATCGGCGCAGGTCGAACTTGCGGCCCTTCGAGTCGCGGATGCCGCACACCAGATCGACCGGATTGAAATGCGTGGCCGCCTGCATGAGCGGCTGGTCGGCGGGAGCGATCTGGCTCGACTCGGCGATCTGCAACGACTCCGTGCCGTCGGGATTGGCCACCCAGAAGGGACCGCCGCCCGGCTCGCCCTCGTTGCGGACCATGCCGCAGACACGGATCGGACGGTCGAGCACGGCGCGCAACAGCGCCGAATCGTAGTCGGAGGGGAGCTTCACGCACAACCGCCGCTCGACGAACGCGGCGATCGGGGCCAGCTCGGCGCCCCCGACCTCGAGGGCCTTCAGGTATTCGAACGCCTG from Alistipes dispar carries:
- a CDS encoding glycoside hydrolase family 97 protein codes for the protein MRRQFALLAALGLSMLLGTGCSQDTAVSSPDGGLTLRVAERDGRIGYTLSHGETLLLDFSTLGFELRDAPALRDGLTIDATARTSFDQTWEQVWGEEHFVRNRYNELRVTVREREAPGRRFDAVFRLFDDGVGFRCEFPEQPALGEFVIMDELTEFRFPQDHMAWWMPTREPYYESIARHTPLSRMDTVNTPLTLECADGTYLALHEADLTDYAKMSLRPAGEEGTTLRCCLTPWSNGVKVYARTPFRTPWRTVVVGDTPGDLATSRLMLNLNEPSKIEDTSWIRPGKYIGIWWSMHLFQETWAQGPEHGATTENMMRYIDFAAENGIRGVLAEGWNVGWDGAWTKNTDRISFTQPYPDFDIARIAEYAASKGVELIGHHETGANTKNYEAQMEEAFAFYRKYGVRVVKTGYVNVLMDGKELHDSQYGVRHYRRVIETAARYGICIDNHEPVMPTGLERTWPNLMTQEGVRGQEYNAWSPDGGNPPEHTTVLPFLRGLAGPMDYTFGTFDFSNPVSPFARVQSTVARELAHYVVIYSPLQMASDLPENYAGKPAFAFIRDVPTDWERTVVPQAVIGDYCVFARQERDGEDWYLGAVTDEEPRTVEVALSFLTPGRKYTAQIYADGEGADWKTNPYAVEITEREVGADDRLTIRMASGGGCAVRFKAQKTE
- a CDS encoding calcineurin-like phosphoesterase C-terminal domain-containing protein, with protein sequence MKRITLIAWALLAVLTAGAGERVRRGTVRCEGRGVEGVVVTDGTHCVRTDARGRFALPRTEDARFVYLSTPAGYDSPVEEHVVRFFLPVDDARRSYDFELRREAADRTRHGFVVVADPQVFARGEFALLARAADDIRATAEEADRPFHGICVGDLIAGDHTFYPQYNETMARTGLAFRNAMGNHDMKIWGRSYESSLRAFEDVYGPSHYSYNVGKVHYVVLNDNFFIGRDWYYIGYLEERQLAWLERDLACVAPGSTVVVAIHIPTAFRGKEGQPFDYAKAAKTLANYKALHRLLEPYRAHIVSGHLHTTANCEIGERLYEHNVAALSGAWWQGAICTDGTPAGYAVFEIDGDRVSWYYKSVGLPREVQMKLYDGGDDPAFAGRIVANVWNCDAAWRVEMRADGGEPVAMERTTAADPQARTLYADPSQLVHKWITVVPSDHYYAAPLPAGTRHVEVTARDRFGNVWRAEKKIEQ
- a CDS encoding SGNH/GDSL hydrolase family protein, which codes for MKKHLFTALLLLAAAGFSEARETLPHESAAAETLRFTPATAPEIRFVGRAARSDDGALSFDWSGSYFSFRFEGTRCAMRAADSKRNYYNVFVDGKPHGKVTAEGPAKTIVLAEGLPHGVHTVLVQKRTEGEQGRTTLFAVGSDGPLLEAPQAPGRHIEFIGDSHTCGYGTEGKSPKEPFTPETENCDLAWGCIIARYFDADYTLIAHSGQGIVRNWGDEKEVSDCTMRERMMRTFDMEETPLWDFAQYRPDIVVIKLGSNDFSEGVAPSEEAFNASYAQALRQIRAAYGDVPVLCVAPAENTTVYGYLQTFLREQQDPALHCTVMTPGITDWGNDMGANFHPNHRGHRKLASAIIPYIATITGWEMPEKVVY
- a CDS encoding SGNH/GDSL hydrolase family protein codes for the protein MKNLKKLLLLAALTLSAATAAAQDPETDWANFGRFEAENAALASSPEVVLMGNSITEGWIRLRPGFFAENGYVSRAISGQTTSQMLVRFRADVVELHPRIVVICAGTNDIARNTGRISLEHILDNLQSMVELARANGIRPILCSVPPAGAFGWRPELKPAQDIVRLNGMIRAYADAEGIPYVDYHTPMAAADGSMNADYTKDGVHPTEAGYAVMERILPPVVKRVQAEIGK
- a CDS encoding DUF5009 domain-containing protein, which translates into the protein MKGRAYAIDLLRGLAIVGMVLSGNFGWNPALPAWLFHAQVPPPDFTFDPSLPGITWVDLVFPFFLFSMGAAFPFSLGRKLDRGVRPAAIVGGILRRGVLLAFFAVALGNLSMWRLNEVLPQPALRALLTLAVWGGYFALFIRLPALSKRRNDLLNACGAVWLVAMMLLYRRLGVPVSVERSDIIILVLANVVVAGSFVWWATRRRPLARLGVVALLVALKIGASVPGSWNETLWNASFAPWLYRAEFMKYLCIVLPGSIAGDLVARWLARRPEAGERPANPVRTYLAAGLVLLAVPVNMWGLFTRHLTANLLLTVALGGAAWLLLRRPRTETEGLLARLVSTGFFWLLLGLAFEAFEGGIKKDHATISYFFVTVGLASFVVTAATVWFECLRPRAGLLVRCGQNPMAAYVAAGYVIVPLLTLLACVVPLPWLWGGSGCAMSLFRGVLITALMVLLTAGFSKCGWFWRT